A section of the Triticum dicoccoides isolate Atlit2015 ecotype Zavitan chromosome 7A, WEW_v2.0, whole genome shotgun sequence genome encodes:
- the LOC119328722 gene encoding protein IQ-DOMAIN 1-like isoform X1, protein MGSGDWFKTIISKKKSKRGKSKHAKKVAAQRNGANLPQQKPSNAPSSSSDPEDNAALEDWAATRIQNAFRRHKARRTLRCLRGVKRLRIVGQSNPVTKQTSATLSYIQSWNKLQAELRNRRAFMVTEGRNRKKKQENQVKLDAKLQNLQVAWNGGSNTMDEIVARIHLREEAAVKRERAMAYAFNHQWRAKSATSQGNFNYGVGNGGWGWSWMDRWIAARPWEPRSMVTSENPKKGQSKKDNTSTNQSALKLQGAISLSNNTSDRKVPKKKSSPSPDKKKPVAKTEQKPVAKTEQKPKAAGPPKAKSKDMKRNQEKQQQPAVPAITA, encoded by the exons ATGGGGTCAGGGGACTGGTTCAAGACCATCATCAGCAAGAAGAAGTCGAAACGGGGCAAGTCAAAGCACGCAAAG AAGGTTGCTGCGCAACGCAATGGAGCCAACCTGCCGCAGCAAAAGCCCAGCAACGCTCCTTCTTCCAGCAGCGACCCTGAAGACAACGCAGCACTGGAAGACTGGGCAGCTACCCGGATTCAGAACGCGTTTCGGCGCCACAAG GCAAGGAGGACGCTCCGTTGCCTGAGGGGAGTTAAAAGACTGCGCATTGTTGGCCAGAGCAATCCAGTTACCAAGCAGACCAGTGCCACACTGAGCTACATACAGTCTTGGAACAAGTTACAGGCTGAGCTAAGAAACCGGCGTGCTTTCATGGTCACCGAAGGGCGCAacaggaagaagaagcaagagaaTCAGGTCAAACTTGACGCGAAACTCCAGAATCTGCAG GTTGCGTGGAATGGAGGCTCGAATACCATGGATGAAATAGTTGCCAGGATACATCTAAGGGAAGAAGCAGCAGTAAAGCGTGAGCGAGCCATGGCATATGCGTTTAACCATCAG TGGAGGGCAAAGTCTGCCACAAGCCAAGGAAATTTCAACTATGGGGTCGGGAACGGTGGCTGGGGCTGGAGCTGGATGGACCGCTGGATCGCTGCACGGCCATGGGAGCCCCGATCCATGGTCACTTCTGAAAACCCGAAGAAGGGACAATCAAAGAAAGACAACACCAGCACAAACCAGTCAGCTCTGAAATTACAAGGTGCAATCAGTCTAAGCAACAATACCAGTGACCGGAAAGTTCCCAAGAAGAAGTCATCTCCCTCTCCTGATAAGAAGAAACCGGTAGCGAAAACGGAGCAGAAACCAGTAGCGAAAACAGAGCAGAAACCAAAGGCGGCAGGCCCTCCCAAGGCGAAGTCGAAGGACATGAAGAGGAACCAAGAGAAGCAGCAACAACCCGCGGTTCCTGCGATCACTGCTTGA
- the LOC119328722 gene encoding protein IQ-DOMAIN 1-like isoform X2 encodes MGSGDWFKTIISKKKSKRGKSKHAKVAAQRNGANLPQQKPSNAPSSSSDPEDNAALEDWAATRIQNAFRRHKARRTLRCLRGVKRLRIVGQSNPVTKQTSATLSYIQSWNKLQAELRNRRAFMVTEGRNRKKKQENQVKLDAKLQNLQVAWNGGSNTMDEIVARIHLREEAAVKRERAMAYAFNHQWRAKSATSQGNFNYGVGNGGWGWSWMDRWIAARPWEPRSMVTSENPKKGQSKKDNTSTNQSALKLQGAISLSNNTSDRKVPKKKSSPSPDKKKPVAKTEQKPVAKTEQKPKAAGPPKAKSKDMKRNQEKQQQPAVPAITA; translated from the exons ATGGGGTCAGGGGACTGGTTCAAGACCATCATCAGCAAGAAGAAGTCGAAACGGGGCAAGTCAAAGCACGCAAAG GTTGCTGCGCAACGCAATGGAGCCAACCTGCCGCAGCAAAAGCCCAGCAACGCTCCTTCTTCCAGCAGCGACCCTGAAGACAACGCAGCACTGGAAGACTGGGCAGCTACCCGGATTCAGAACGCGTTTCGGCGCCACAAG GCAAGGAGGACGCTCCGTTGCCTGAGGGGAGTTAAAAGACTGCGCATTGTTGGCCAGAGCAATCCAGTTACCAAGCAGACCAGTGCCACACTGAGCTACATACAGTCTTGGAACAAGTTACAGGCTGAGCTAAGAAACCGGCGTGCTTTCATGGTCACCGAAGGGCGCAacaggaagaagaagcaagagaaTCAGGTCAAACTTGACGCGAAACTCCAGAATCTGCAG GTTGCGTGGAATGGAGGCTCGAATACCATGGATGAAATAGTTGCCAGGATACATCTAAGGGAAGAAGCAGCAGTAAAGCGTGAGCGAGCCATGGCATATGCGTTTAACCATCAG TGGAGGGCAAAGTCTGCCACAAGCCAAGGAAATTTCAACTATGGGGTCGGGAACGGTGGCTGGGGCTGGAGCTGGATGGACCGCTGGATCGCTGCACGGCCATGGGAGCCCCGATCCATGGTCACTTCTGAAAACCCGAAGAAGGGACAATCAAAGAAAGACAACACCAGCACAAACCAGTCAGCTCTGAAATTACAAGGTGCAATCAGTCTAAGCAACAATACCAGTGACCGGAAAGTTCCCAAGAAGAAGTCATCTCCCTCTCCTGATAAGAAGAAACCGGTAGCGAAAACGGAGCAGAAACCAGTAGCGAAAACAGAGCAGAAACCAAAGGCGGCAGGCCCTCCCAAGGCGAAGTCGAAGGACATGAAGAGGAACCAAGAGAAGCAGCAACAACCCGCGGTTCCTGCGATCACTGCTTGA
- the LOC119330283 gene encoding protein CHAPERONE-LIKE PROTEIN OF POR1, chloroplastic-like gives MQAAVALSQSQASLLVRRLPRPYHYAGGPDPDDGVLLLARRGVSLPLPRLRLRRACCSASLPVGTGAGAGSEHVPVFPRQKTWDPYKLLGVDHDASEEEINSARNFLLQQYAGYEENEEAIEGAYDKIMMKSYSHRKKSKINLKRKLIKQVEESPSWVKSLLGHFEVPSMDVVSKRFALFGFIAGWSIATSAETGPTFQLALALVSCIYFLNDKMKNLARASATGLGLFAGGWIVGSLVVPVIPAFIFPRTWCLELLTSLVAYVFLFLGCTLVK, from the exons ATGCAGGCCGCCGTCGCTTTGAGCCAGAGCCAGGCGTCCCTTCTCGTCCGGCGGCTCCCAAGGCCTTACCACTACGC CGGCGGGCCGGACCCGGATGATGGCGTGCTGCTGCTAGCACGACGAGGCGTGTCGCTCCCgctcccgcggctgcggctgcggcgcGCCTGTTGCTCCGCGAGCCTACCCGTCGgtaccggcgccggcgccggcagtG AGCATGTCCCTGTATTCCCAAGACAAAAAACATGGGATCCTTACAAGCTTCTTGGTGTTGACCATGATGCATCTGAAGAAGAGATCAATAGTGCAAGAAACTTCCTCCTTCAACAATACGCTGGGTATGAAGAAAACGAAGAGGCAATTGAAGGTGCCTATGATAAGATAATGATGAAGAGCTACTCACACCGTAAGAAGTCCAAAATCAACCTGAAAAGGAAATTAATTAAGCAAGTGGAAGAATCCCCATCATGGGTTAAGTCACTGCTTGGACACTTTGAGGTGCCATCGATGGATGTTGTGTCAAAAAGATTTGCTCTTTTTGGATTTATTGCTGGGTGGAGCATCGCAACTTCTGCTGAGACTGGACCTACCTTCCAG CTTGCACTGGCACTCGTGTCATGCATATACTTTCTCAACGACAAGATGAAAAACCTTGCCAGGGCGTCTGCCACAGG GCTTGGACTCTTTGCGGGTGGCTGGATAGTAGGTTCGCTGGTAGTCCCAGTGATCCCGGCATTTATTTTCCCGCGTACTTGGTGTCTGGAGCTCCTTACTTCGCTGGTCGCTTATGTATTTCTATTCTTGGGTTGCACTCTCGTCAAGTGA
- the LOC119329556 gene encoding post-GPI attachment to proteins factor 3-like, translating to MAGSGLWVVGLASLLALPGIFVSVSVEASPGDADPHYRTCVGECQNTGIIGSNITSHCQSRENDNISAGSSWYTQEALRVQWKQLNCMTDCRYYCMMRREEERRLGGLSPVQYHGKWPFKRVSVFQEPLSAALSALNLLMHFTGWLSFFLLVKYRLPLRPQTKKTYYEYTGLWHIYAILSMNAWIWSSVFHTRDIDLTEKLDYSSAVAVLGYSLILTLLRIFNVKEGATRVMFAAPILAFVTTHILYLNFYELDYGWNMKVCVAMGVVQIVAWAIWAGVTHHPSRLKLWVVVFGGALAMLLEVFDFPPYKGYADAHSLWHASTVPLTYLWWSFIKDDAEFRTSTLTLVKKVR from the exons ATGGCCGGAAGCGGCCTGTGGGTAGTTGGATTGGCCTCCCTTCTTGCACTCCCTGGGATATTCGTCTCCGTCTCCGTCGAGGCCAGCCCGGGAGATGCTGATCCGCACTACAG AACTTGTGTGGGGGAGTGTCAGAATACGGGGATTATTGGAAGCAACATCACCAGTCACTGTCAGTCCCGGGAGAACGACAACatatctgctggaagttcttggtaCACACAGGAGGCTCTTCGCGTGCAGTGGAAGCAACTAAACTGTATGACAGACTGCCGCTACTACTGCATGATGCGAAGAGAAGAGGAACGGCGATTAGGTGGCTTGAGCCCTGTTCAATATCACGGAAAATGGCCCTTCAAACGTGTTTCTGTCTTCCAG GAACCCCTTTCAGCTGCACTGTCTGCTCTCAACCTATTGATGCACTTCACTGGCTGGCTTTCGTTCTTCCTGCTAGTGAAATACAGATTACCTCTTAGACCTCAGACGAAGAAGACGTACTACGAATACACTGGCTTATGGCATATCTATGCAATATTATCAATGAATGCATGGATCTGGAGCTCTGTATTCCATACCAG GGATATTGACTTGACTGAGAAATTGGATTACTCTTCAGCTGTGGCCGTACTTGGCTACTCTTTAATCCTTACACTGCTAAGAATTTTTAATGTCAAGGAGGGGGCTACCAGGGTGATGTTTGCTGCACCTATTCTAGCATTCGTCACAACGCACATCTTGTATCTTAACTTCTACGAGCTTGACTACG GATGGAACATGAAAGTTTGTGTGGCGATGGGAGTGGTTCAAATTGTCGCATGGGCAATCTGGGCTGGTGTGACCCATCATCCGTCACGGTTGAAGCTTTGGGTCGTTGTGTTCGGAGGAGCTCTAGCTATGCTTCTTGAGGTGTTTGACTTTCCTCCATACAAGGGGTATGCCGATGCGCACTCGCTGTGGCACGCGAGCACCGTTCCCCTCACCTATCTTTGGTGGAGCTTCATTAAAGATGACGCAGAGTTCCGCACCTCCACACTCACACTGGTTAAGAAGGTCAGGTGA